One window of Entelurus aequoreus isolate RoL-2023_Sb linkage group LG06, RoL_Eaeq_v1.1, whole genome shotgun sequence genomic DNA carries:
- the LOC133651583 gene encoding arrestin domain-containing protein 3-like: MTIKDFLIEYNSINSQNIFTNGDTITGRIILEVSKDTTVQSLIFIGKGKATVCWYEQYGQYYHRYYWSDEKYYEIKQRILKYGNETIPKGRHVFPFTFKVPDRKMPSSFKSGTGKVVHKVKAELKQSMKLTKEAKAHFTFVSKADMDIHGLMEPQHECTDKSLSVFGSGNVAMDVYTSRMGYQQGEDLRVKVVVHNQSSRAVKPKMVLYKKKSFFAQGERKHSTMDILEEKAESIDAYSKETVKMVITIPRELPSSILNCGIIKLEYRLKIILDIKYAINPKVKLPIVVLPALDVPDIKQPPDPAAAFGFEAFGNSNQPTWSQTPQCRTTTTQPLDLPPPYESHTVYPLGDADKYESYL, translated from the exons ATGACCATCAAAgattttttaattgaatataatTCCATCAATAGCCAGAATATCTTCACAAATGGAGATACCATAACCGGAAGGATTATTTTGGAGGTCTCGAAAGACACAACAGTCCAATCTCTAATTTTTATTGGAAAAGGAAAGGCTACGGTTTGCTGGTACGAACAATATGGACAATATTACCACCGTTACTACTGGTCTGATGAGAAATATTATGAAATCAAACAACGTATTTTGAAATACG GTAATGAAACAATTCCCAAAGGAAGACATGTGTTCCCTTTTACCTTCAAAGTCCCTGACAG AAAAATGCCGTCTTCCTTCAAGTCAGGGACCGGTAAAGTTGTTCATAAGGTTAAGGCAGAGCTCAAACAGTCAATGAAACTGACAAAGGAAGCTAAAGCCCACTTTACATTTGTCTCCAAAGCTGACATGGATATACACGGACTTATG gAACCTCAGCATGAGTGCACTGATAAAAGTCTCAGCGTTTTTGGCTCCGGAAATGTCGCAATGGATGTTTACACAAGCAGAATGGGATACCAGCAAG GTGAAGATCTCCGGGTCAAAGTTGTAGTCCATAACCAATCGTCTCGTGCGGTGAAGCCCAAAATGGTGTTGTACAAAAAGAAGAGCTTCTTTGCCCAGGGTGAAAGGAAACATTCCACCATGGATATTCTTGAGGAAAAAGCGGAGTCGATTGACGCGTACAGCAAAGAGACGGTGAAAATGGTGATAACCATCCCTAGAGAGCTGCCGTCGTCCATTTTGAATTGCGGCATCATCAAGCTGGAGTACAGGCTGAAG ATCATTCTGGATATCAAATATGCAATCAACCCAAAAGTCAAACTTCCAATAGTCGTCTTACCCGCCTTGGATGTTCCTGACATTAAACAACCACCAGATCCCGCAGCTGCCTTTGGATTTGAAGCATTTGGGAACTCAAACCAACCAACCTGGAGTCAAACACCCCAGTGTAGAACAACAACAACTCAACCTCTGGACCTCCCTCCACCATATGAATCACACACAGTGTACCCTTTGGGTGATGCTgacaaatatgaaagttatctataa